A window of Primulina huaijiensis isolate GDHJ02 chromosome 9, ASM1229523v2, whole genome shotgun sequence contains these coding sequences:
- the LOC140984502 gene encoding uncharacterized protein → MARWDEILSLPVQNPPTLEFSSDDVVWSKVEGWRDNIDRLALIPFSRVDDFVRGESNNKECPTRFHVEARRRRTPQMSYKPKVDGILEYILYWCSFGPDDHRKGGIVRPSRTTYVAKNKSAGRPNTKRGCTCHFIVKRLIAEPSVALIIYNQDKHVDKKGSPCHGPQDKKAVGTRAMYAPYISDELRLRVLSLLHVGVSVETIMQRHNESVEKQGGPCNRDDLLTHRYVRRQERSIRRSTYELDEDDTVSTSMWVESHRSNVFFYQDFSDSDPLVLGIQTEWQLQQMIHFGSCRLLASHSNFGLNKLKYPIQSLVVFNSDNKAIPVAWIITPRFSSSDTYRWMRALCNRVHAKDPTWKLAGFIVDDPLADIVAIREVFQCSILICFWHVRHAWHKNLVKRCLQMEMRAEIAKELGQAVNKISKGTGTANVFEAFMEDFVDAAEFMDYFKALWYPRLGIWARVLKALPLASQETCAAMEFYHNQLKLRLLNEKEQSVYERADWLVNKLDTKVHSYFWLDEYSGKEDFARYWKDEWMSAPTAWRKSLSIPDAHVVMEGKCAKVVDDQDTVHRVLNPGSEYAICDCSWAKMGNLCEHIFKTIKLCRVMGSTTPSMSMYKYSQALINMLHCPPFDSLVRDHAVSLAISIRMQLNAQIGPESSRDKGHAVDSSQIENGSTVKPQHASSEAMDLDDNPTHPMTENDNDTGAQFGIFGDEVAVDSSSMRTLAPQFSSGDRSASSAPFVENGELQADTGADTTKKLSSTDIEFKSPGGLENLEKNHNTSMVDVEPQPRNDHPPVVNSLDSHAERHITEFNGGKGAEIFSAVASVGGKTEKSSSLLSGAVNSNTTFTERSADICENGVVDLPCTKLASSEV, encoded by the exons ATGGCTAGATGGGATGAGATTCTCTCCCTTCCTGTACAGAACCCTCCAACCTTGGAGTTCTCGTCGGATGATGTTGTGTGGTCCAAGGTGGAAGGTTGGCGTGATAATATAGATAGACTTGCTCTGATCCCTTTCTCCAGAGTGGATGATTTTGTCAGGGGGGAATCAAACAATAAAGAGTGCCCAACAAGATTCCATGTCGAAGCAAGGAGGCGGCGAACTCCACAGATGTCTTACAAGCCTAAAGTTGATGGAATTCTTgaatatatatt GTACTGGTGCTCCTTTGGTCCAGATGATCATAGAAAAGGTGGTATTGTACGGCCTAGTAGGACCACTTATGTTGCAAAGAACAAATCAGCTGGTCGGCCAAATACAAAGAGGGGTTGCACATGCCATTTTATTGTGAAACGCTTAATTGCAGAGCCTTCAGTGGCACTTATTATATACAATCAAGATAAGCATGTGGATAAAAAAGGATCGCCATGCCATGGTCCACAGGATAAAAAAGCTGTTGGGACTCGTGCTATGTATGCTCCGTACATATCAGATGAACTCCGCCTCCGTGTCTTGTCCCTTCTTCATGTTGGGGTCTCGGTAGAAACCATAATGCAGAGACACAATGAATCAGTTGAGAAACAAGGAGGTCCTTGTAATAGAGATGACCTTTTGACCCATCGCTATGTTCGCCGACAAGAAAGGAGTATCCGGAGATCCACTTATGAACTTGACGAAGACGACACTGTCAGCACTAGCATGTGGGTTGAGAGCCACCGAAGTAATGTTTTCTTTTATCAAGATTTCTCTGATTCAGATCCTTTAGTCCTGGGGATTCAAACAGAGTGGCAATTGCAACAAATGATTCATTTTGGAAGTTGCCGCCTATTGGCTTCACATTCAAATTTTGGTTTGAATAAGCTGAAG TATCCTATTCAAAGTCTTGTGGTgttcaactcagacaacaaggCTATACCAGTTGCTTGGATTATTACTCCTAGATTTTCAAGCAGTGATACATATAGATGGATGCGGGCCCTATGCAATCGAGTTCATGCAAAAGATCCCACGTGGAAGTTGGCTGGGTTCATCGTGGATGATCCTTTGGCTGATATTGTAGCTATCAG GGAAGTGTTTCAATGCTCAATATTGATATGCTTTTGGCATGTTCGTCATGCATGGCATAAAAATTTGGTGAAGAGATGCTTACAGATGGAGATGCGCGCTGAAATAGCAAAAGAGCTTGGACAGGCAGTTAATAAAATCTCCAAAGGGACCGGCACTGCTAATGTTTTCGAAGCTTTCATGGAAGATTTTGTTGATGCAGCAGAGTTTATGGACTATTTCAAGGCACTTTGGTATCCAAGGCTAG GTATTTGGGCACGTGTGCTTAAAGCTCTTCCTCTCGCAAGCCAAGAGACCTGTGCAGCAATGGAGTTCTATCACAACCAGTTGAAGCTTAGGTTATTAAATGAGAAAGAACAAAGTGTATACGAACGTGCTGATTGGCTTGTAAATAAGCTTGACACTAAAGTCCATTCTTACTTCTGGCTCGATGAGTACTCAGGGAAGGAGGATTTTGCAAGATATTGGAAGGATGAATGGATGAGTGCTCCGACAGCTTGGAGGAAATCATTAAGTATTCCAGATGCTCACGTAGTCATGGAAGGTAAATGTGCTAAAGTTGTTGATGATCAAGATACAGTTCATAGAGTGTTGAACCCTGGTTCAGAGTATGCAATCTGTGATTGTAGTTGGGCAAAAATGGGAAACTTATGCGAGCATATTTTCAAAACAATCAAATTATGTCGTGTCATGGGTTCCACCACTCCATCTATGAGTATGTACAAGTACAGCCAGGCCTTGATTAATATGCTTCACTGTCCTCCATTTGATTCTTTGGTTCGTGACCATGCTGTTTCATTAGCAATATCCATACGGATGCAGTTGAACGCACAAATCGGCCCAGAGAGCAGCCGGGACAAAGGACATGCTGTAGATTCATCTCAGATTGAAAATGGTTCAACTGTGAAACCCCAGCATGCAAGCAGTGAAGCAATGGATTTAGATGATAATCCAACTCATCCGATGACTGAAAATGACAACGATACCGGCGCTCAATTTGGGATTTTTGGTGATGAGGTGGCAGTTGATTCATCATCCATGCGTACTTTGGCACCTCAGTTTTCCTCTGGAGATAGAAGCGCATCGTCTGCTCCCTTCGTTGAGAATGGAGAACTCCAGGCAGATACTGGCGCAGACACAACCAAGAAACTCTCTTCTACTGATATTGAATTCAAGAGTCCGGGTGGCCTAGAAAATTTGGAGAAAAACCATAATACAAGTATGGTTGATGTAGAGCCACAACCTCGTAATGACCATCCACCCGTTGTTAATTCTTTAGATTCACATGCAGAACGTCATATCACTGAATTTAACGGTGGTAAAGGTGCAGAAATTTTTTCTGCTGTAGCGAGTGTTGGAGGTAAGACAGAAAAAAGCTCTTCACTGTTGTCCGGGGCAGTTAATTCAAATACTACTTTCActgaaagatcagctgatatCTGTGAAAATGGAGTTGTAGACTTGCCTTGTACCAAGCTGGCATCATCGGAGGTCTAG
- the LOC140984662 gene encoding putative F-box protein At3g28280 encodes MNSRTEEPHFGGCWKLSSASAPATSTGNMAAVFRAILVCLTPSWACRNSAIFHNSVPIESMMEEDKRPKFVNSIDNLPDFLLIDIIQRLPLDSVFVSKCVSKNWLSLISDPMFARSYASRKPSIPRPLALFYISSVLKPRQPCEIGPYCPYFGSNSMNFAVNMFKTKLQQRQRETFPLQLIGSDRDLLLFSGSSNSSKESTYCLCNPLTFEWLTLPQIKGYRIRCPAAGFMVEEDGTFWVVQIIPRWSTPLLSFLVFHSANGKWCIKEVLNTRPFRLFRAKATMVYRGMIMWMVDVGLLAFDPKNDGGRCRVIDLPNNKKGRLGVSCGNLHYYEVSSYGHLKTIENPILRVWMLMDFDGRDWTLKHSILYGDLWSGDEYLNRSLASPNTDKYFHLVAFHPLNSDMIFLKCDGELVSCEISSAYLEVLSCDPSDATFYRLEWDVLPLVLGLWPTSLSTFRKKYNQV; translated from the exons ATGAACTCAAGAACGGAAGAACCGCATTTCGGTGGCTGCTGGAAGTTGAGCTCCGCCTCTGCTCCGGCCACCTCAACCGGTAATATGGCAGCCGTTTTTCGCGCTATTCTTGTGTGTCTGACTCCTTCCTGGGCCTGCAGGAATTCAGCCATTTTCCACAATTCCG TGCCAATAGAAAGCATGATGGAGGAAGATAAAAGGCCGAAATTTGTGAACTCAATTGATAATTTGCCTGACTTCCTCTTGATTGATATCATTCAGAGACTACCCTTGGATTCGGTTTTCGTATCAAAATGTGTTTCCAAGAATTGGCTCTCCCTCATCTCTGATCCTATGTTCGCTCGCTCCTATGCCTCTCGGAAACCATCTATTCCCCGACCGTTGGCCCTATTCTACATCAGTTCTGTTCTAAAACCAAGGCAACCTTGTGAAATAGGCCCTTACTGCCCTTACTTTGGATCTAATTCGATGAATTTCGCTGTCAATATGTTCAAAACTAAGCTACAACAAAGACAGAGAGAAACATTTCCTTTGCAACTGATAGGATCTGATCGCGATTTGCTGCTGTTTTCTGGGTCGAGTAACTCGTCTAAAGAGAGTACTTACTGTCTTTGCAACCCATTGACCTTTGAATGGCTCACTCTCCCACAAATCAAAGGATATAGAATAAGATGTCCAGCAGCTGGCTTCATGGTGGAAGAGGATGGTACTTTTTGGGTTGTGCAGATTATTCCACGCTGGTCTACTCCTTTACTTAGTTTCCTCGTTTTTCATTCAGCAAATGGTAAATGGTGCATCAAAGAAGTGTTGAATACTCGTCCCTTCAGATTATTCAGGGCAAAGGCAACTATGGTTTACCGCGGAATGATAATGTGGATGGTGGATGTTGGTTTGCTCGCATTTGATCCGAAAAATGATGGTGGTAGGTGCCGTGTTATTGACTTGCCGAATAACAAAAAGGGAAGGCTCGGAGTTTCTTGTGGTAACCTACATTACTATGAGGTGAGTAGCTATGGTcatttgaaaacaatcgagaaTCCCATTTTAAGAGTATGGATGTTGATGGATTTCGATGGCAGAGATTGGACATTAAAGCATAGTATCCTATATGGTGACCTGTGGTCGGGTGATGAATATTTGAATCGATCTCTGGCATCACCAAACACCGATAAATACTTCCATTTGGTGGCCTTCCATCCTTTGAATTCTGATatgattttcttgaaatgtgATGGAGAATTGGTGTCATGTGAGATTTCATCTGCTTATTTGGAGGTTCTTTCTTGTGATCCTTCAGACGCAACGTTTTACAGGTTGGAGTGGGATGTTCTGCCTCTTGTGTTGGGACTTTGGCCGACATCTCTTTCCACATTTAGGAAGAAATATAATCAGGTATGA
- the LOC140984255 gene encoding uncharacterized protein codes for MENPRKTIAFGCFLCVFSLVSSSFSYALTDIEAAHIARRQLLHMAKGDDLLLAYEFPVDTSATFPNSRLKRAYVALQEWKKAIYSDPFNFTCNWEGADVCAYKGVFCEQALDDSNDTVVAGVDLNHADIAGHLPEALGYLSDISLLHINSNRFCGIVPPTIKQMKLLHELDLSNNRFVGPFPEVVLELPNLKYLDLRFNDFEGELPKELFDKDLDAIFLNNNRFRSNIPENLGNSPASVVVISNNKLKGCIPQSIGNMAGMLDEFIASKNDLSGCLPEEITLLNTTTVFDISGNKFVGDLPQGMEYMQGLEILDIEKNSLRGRVPESICTLPSLKNFTFSSNYFDTKDPQCYLGVIPELVVNGKKNCFAGELQQRSEYDCYKALKEEVDCSSAGCRPSNDGQGAKPKIPKNHGPSKSSPEKETPTKAKKNSPTTKPGSNPSVPKSQPTSPKPIPPTTTPKSSPPKASQSPPIPHSRKPWHSSPPKASVPPPIMRPPKVNVQPPTPKHTQIPTTPKPEKPIPHTIGGSYTSPPPPIFSPPPPVQSPPPPPVFSPPPPVPSPPPPPPVFSLPPTHVNSSPPPVFSPPPPVHSSPPPLPVVSPPPPVHSPPPPPPVYSPPPPPPAVSPPPPVHSAPPPPPPVVSLPPPVHSPPPPPPIVSPPPPVYSPPPTPPTVSPPPPVFSTPPPPVVYPPPPVYSPPPPPEYSPPPTPIFYPPPPVFSPPPPVHSPLPPVFSPPPPLQSPPPPPPPLFSPPQPPVNPPPASPAPQPSPPPPVFKPIILPPHLGASYASPPPPVIQGY; via the coding sequence ATGGAGAACCCTCGGAAAACAATTGCTTTCGGCTGCTTTCTCTGTGTCTTTTCTCTTGTCTCCTCTTCGTTCTCTTATGCATTAACAGATATTGAAGCAGCACATATTGCTCGTCGCCAGCTTTTACATATGGCGAAAGGGGACGATCTTCTTCTTGCGTATGAATTTCCTGTTGATACAAGCGCCACCTTCCCTAACTCTAGGCTAAAAAGAGCTTATGTAGCCCTTCAGGAATGGAAGAAGGCCATTTATTCTGACCCATTCAACTTTACGTGTAATTGGGAAGGAGCGGATGTGTGTGCGTACAAGGGTGTCTTTTGTGAGCAGGCGTTGGACGACTCTAATGACACTGTGGTTGCTGGGGTCGACTTGAACCATGCAGATATTGCAGGGCATCTTCCTGAAGCTCTTGGGTACTTATCAGATATTAGTCTTCTGCATATAAACTCAAACCGGTTTTGTGGGATCGTGCCGCCGACAATCAAGCAGATGAAGCTTCTCCACGAGCTCGATTTGAGCAATAATAGGTTTGTAGGACCTTTTCCGGAAGTTGTATTGGAACTTCCCAACCTCAAGTACCTTGATCTAAGGTTCAATGATTTTGAAGGGGAATTGCCAAAAGAATTATTCGATAAAGACCTCGATGCCATTTTCTTGAACAACAACCGGTTTCGTTCCAACATCCCCGAGAATCTAGGCAACTCCCCTGCTTCTGTGGTGGTGATCTCCAACAACAAGTTGAAGGGATGTATCCCACAAAGCATTGGAAACATGGCAGGCATGTTGGACGAGTTCATCGCATCGAAAAATGATCTGTCTGGGTGTTTGCCGGAAGAAATCACCCTTTTGAACACAACCACAGTTTTTGACATTAGTGGTAACAAGTTTGTGGGCGACCTTCCGCAAGGCATGGAATACATGCAAGGCCTCGAAATTTTGGACATTGAAAAGAACTCGCTTAGGGGTAGGGTGCCTGAAAGTATCTGCACCTTGCCAAGTTTGAAGAATTTTACATTCTCTTCGAACTACTTTGATACAAAGGATCCACAATGCTATCTCGGTGTCATACCCGAGCTTGTGGTGAATGGGAAGAAAAATTGTTTTGCTGGAGAACTGCAACAAAGATCGGAATATGATTGCTACAAAGCTTTGAAAGAAGAGGTGGATTGTAGCTCTGCAGGGTGCAGGCCTTCTAATGATGGTCAAGGGGCAAAGCCGAAGATCCCGAAAAATCATggtccttcaaaatcaagccccgAGAAGGAAACTCCTACGAAGGCCAAGAAAAATTCACCAACGACGAAGCCTGGTTCCAACCCATCTGTACCAAAATCACAGCCAACAAGTCCTAAACCAATCCCACCAACAACCACGCCAAAGTCTTCTCCACCAAAGGCTTCCCAGTCGCCACCGATTCCACATAGTCGTAAACCATGGCACTCAAGCCCACCAAAGGCTTCGGTTCCTCCTCCCATAATGAGACCACCTAAGGTTAATGTCCAACCTCCCACTCCGAAGCATACGCAAATTCCAACTACTCCTAAACCAGAGAAACCGATTCCACATACAATAGGTGGATCCTACACATCACCCCCACCACCTATCTTCTCACCTCCACCGCCTGTTCAatcaccacctccaccaccagtcTTCTCACCCCCACCGCCTGTTCCGTCACCTCCTCCACCACCTCCAGTTTTCTCACTTCCACCAACCCATGTGAACTCTTCACCGCCTCCTGTTTTCTCCCCTCCACCTCCAGTACACTCATCACCACCACCACTTCCAGTCGTCTCCCCTCCACCTCCAGTACActcaccaccacctccacctcctGTGTAttcaccaccacctccacctccgGCTGTCTCTCCTCCACCTCCAGTACACTcagcaccaccaccaccacctccggTCGTCTCCCTTCCACCTCCAGTACACTCACCACCCCCACCACCTCCGATCGTCTCCCCTCCACCTCCAGTGTACTCACCACCACCAACACCTCCGACTGTCTCTCCTCCACCTCCTGTGTTCTCAACACCACCACCTCCAGTTGTTTATCCTCCACCTCCAGTGTATTCACCACCTCCCCCACCAGAGTACTCCCCACCCCCTACCCCTATTTTCTATCCACCACCACCAGTTTTCTCTCCGCCTCCACCTGTCCATTCACCACTTCCACCAGTTTTCTCTCCCCCACCTCCTCTCCaatcaccaccaccaccacctccaccatTGTTCTCTCCACCCCAGCCACCTGTCAACCCACCACCAGCGTCACCAGCGCCTCAACCATCACCACCTCCTCCAGTTTTCAAACCAATCATCCTCCCACCACACTTGGGGGCAAGCTATGCATCCCCACCACCACCAGTCATCCAAGGATATTAA